One window from the genome of Synechococcus sp. PROS-7-1 encodes:
- a CDS encoding CP12 domain-containing protein translates to MKSIDEHIKKDQSELESAKAEGNDAKVRHISEELESLQEYKKEHPEDSHDPTPLELYCEANPEADECRVYDD, encoded by the coding sequence ATGAAATCCATCGACGAGCACATCAAAAAGGACCAGTCCGAACTCGAGTCGGCCAAGGCTGAAGGGAACGATGCCAAGGTTCGTCACATCAGTGAAGAGCTGGAGTCTTTGCAGGAATACAAAAAAGAGCACCCCGAAGATTCCCACGATCCAACGCCTCTGGAGCTCTACTGCGAAGCCAATCCCGAAGCTGACGAATGTCGGGTCTACGACGACTGA